A single Pseudomonas brassicacearum DNA region contains:
- the tnpC gene encoding IS66 family transposase codes for MISLPDDLPDDPVLLKQLLLEALSRQEESAQAYQTHIVDLKEQIKLLRDRLFGRKSEQTVEPNTPQLALFNEPESEPMPLVGDADEEVVAPTPRRGKRKPLSAELPRIEVIHELPEHELTCACGCRKHAIGEETSEQLDIVPMQIRVIKHIRKIYACRGCETAPVTVDKPAQLIEKSMASPSVLAMLLTTKYVDGLPLHRFETVLSRHGIDIPRQTLARWIIQCSEHFQPLLNLMRDRLLESPVIHCDETRVQVLKEPDRDPTSQSWMWVQASGPSDRKVVLFDYTSSRAQEVPLRLLESYRGYVMTDDYAGYNALALQPGVERLACMAHARRKFVDAQKVQPKGKTGRADIALTMINKLYGVERELKVASDEQRFIARQEKSLPILGQLKVWLDKTQSQVTPQSALGKAVHYLANNWSRLERYVEAGYLPIDNNPAERAIKPFVIGRKAWLFSDTVNGATASAKIYSLVETAKVNGQEPYTWLRHVLERLPQASSLEDYEALLPWNCSPEMPR; via the coding sequence ATGATTTCTCTACCCGACGACCTTCCTGATGATCCTGTTTTGCTCAAGCAATTGCTGCTTGAGGCACTCAGTCGCCAGGAAGAATCGGCGCAAGCTTATCAGACCCATATTGTCGACCTGAAAGAACAGATCAAGCTGTTGCGCGACCGTCTATTTGGGCGCAAGTCCGAGCAAACTGTTGAGCCCAACACGCCGCAATTGGCCTTGTTCAACGAGCCTGAAAGCGAACCCATGCCGCTAGTTGGCGACGCTGATGAAGAAGTCGTTGCACCGACACCTCGCCGTGGCAAACGCAAGCCGTTGTCGGCTGAGCTGCCACGTATCGAAGTTATCCATGAACTGCCCGAACACGAGCTGACCTGTGCCTGTGGTTGCCGCAAACATGCCATTGGTGAGGAAACCAGCGAGCAGTTGGATATCGTGCCGATGCAGATCCGCGTCATCAAACATATCCGCAAGATCTACGCTTGCCGAGGCTGCGAAACTGCACCGGTCACCGTCGACAAACCGGCCCAGTTGATCGAAAAAAGCATGGCCAGCCCTAGCGTGTTGGCGATGCTGCTGACCACCAAATATGTTGATGGCTTGCCGTTGCACCGGTTTGAAACGGTGCTAAGCCGACATGGCATTGATATTCCGCGCCAGACTCTCGCGCGCTGGATCATCCAGTGCAGCGAGCACTTTCAGCCACTGTTGAATTTGATGCGCGACCGATTACTGGAAAGTCCGGTGATCCATTGCGATGAAACCCGCGTCCAAGTGTTGAAAGAGCCGGATCGAGACCCGACCAGTCAATCCTGGATGTGGGTGCAAGCCAGTGGTCCGTCGGATCGAAAAGTCGTGCTATTCGATTACACGTCCAGCCGTGCGCAGGAGGTGCCGTTGCGTTTGCTGGAAAGCTATCGTGGCTATGTCATGACCGATGATTACGCTGGCTATAACGCCTTGGCGTTGCAACCGGGCGTGGAGCGCTTGGCGTGCATGGCCCATGCACGACGTAAGTTCGTGGACGCGCAAAAAGTGCAACCCAAGGGCAAGACGGGACGTGCGGATATCGCGCTGACGATGATTAACAAACTGTATGGAGTCGAGCGTGAACTTAAGGTTGCCAGTGATGAACAGCGGTTTATCGCTCGCCAGGAAAAGAGCCTGCCGATCTTGGGGCAGCTGAAAGTCTGGCTGGATAAAACCCAATCCCAGGTGACGCCGCAAAGTGCATTAGGCAAGGCGGTGCATTATCTGGCGAATAACTGGAGCCGACTGGAGCGCTATGTCGAAGCGGGTTATCTGCCCATCGACAACAACCCGGCCGAAAGAGCGATCAAGCCGTTTGTCATTGGACGCAAGGCCTGGCTGTTCAGCGATACCGTCAACGGCGCCACTGCCAGCGCAAAGATCTACAGCCTGGTCGAGACCGCCAAGGTCAACGGCCAAGAGCCCTATACGTGGTTGCGCCACGTACTGGAGCGGCTGCCTCAGGCTTCGTCGCTTGAAGATTATGAAGCCTTGCTGCCGTGGAACTGCTCGCCAGAAATGCCACGGTAA